A stretch of the Vagococcus entomophilus genome encodes the following:
- a CDS encoding YciI family protein: MFFLDLTYQKPLTEVERYLDEHNQYLEKHYQSGNFICSGRKNPRIGGVILCQFDSLDEVKTIIQEDPFLLHGIANYQITEFCPTKAAAKYNDFLS, encoded by the coding sequence ATGTTTTTTTTAGACTTGACCTATCAAAAACCATTAACCGAAGTAGAACGCTATCTTGACGAGCATAACCAGTATCTAGAAAAACACTACCAATCCGGCAATTTCATCTGTTCTGGTCGCAAAAACCCTCGAATAGGTGGAGTTATCCTCTGCCAGTTTGACTCCCTTGATGAAGTAAAAACAATTATTCAAGAAGATCCGTTTTTACTACATGGCATTGCGAACTATCAGATTACGGAGTTCTGTCCAACTAAAGCAGCAGCTAAGTACAACGATTTTTTAAGCTAA
- a CDS encoding PTS transporter subunit EIIC, which produces MFPSISNQGVISFDLNMFGTGGMIVALFVGVFVGSIMHLFSRWKLIGEDSAIPDFVAVWFNTLIPITLILLIGWLFTFQLKLNLSEAINQLFHPLIALGSGFWGFVIINFLAFSFLYTFGISSWVLYPVQIAITLPAISQNQSAVAAGKAATFIFTSEAANLFLIGGGGTTLSLCLMLAFLSKSARLRMIGKASLVPSLFNINEPIVFGAPITFNPVLMIPMWINGLLGPLLVWFALSVGLVPTPYQPFQLWYVPTIIQSWIMTRSLSGVLLVLVIFTVSWLVYYPFFKIYDKQVLAQDQE; this is translated from the coding sequence GTGTTTCCAAGTATTAGCAACCAGGGAGTAATCTCCTTTGATTTAAATATGTTTGGTACAGGCGGGATGATTGTCGCACTGTTTGTCGGAGTGTTTGTTGGAAGTATCATGCATCTATTTTCAAGGTGGAAATTGATTGGAGAAGACTCTGCTATCCCAGATTTTGTTGCAGTTTGGTTTAATACATTAATTCCGATTACATTGATTTTACTAATTGGTTGGTTGTTTACTTTTCAGTTGAAGCTCAATCTATCAGAGGCGATTAATCAGTTATTCCATCCATTGATTGCTTTAGGTAGTGGATTTTGGGGATTTGTGATTATTAACTTTTTAGCATTTTCATTTTTATACACATTTGGTATCTCCAGTTGGGTCCTTTATCCCGTCCAAATCGCCATCACGCTTCCAGCAATTTCGCAAAATCAAAGTGCAGTAGCAGCGGGAAAAGCTGCTACGTTTATTTTTACGAGTGAAGCAGCTAATTTATTTTTAATTGGTGGTGGGGGAACAACATTGTCCTTATGTTTGATGCTAGCTTTTCTATCCAAATCCGCTAGATTGCGGATGATTGGGAAAGCATCGCTTGTTCCATCGCTTTTTAATATTAACGAGCCGATTGTGTTTGGAGCGCCGATTACGTTTAATCCTGTTTTGATGATTCCAATGTGGATTAATGGTCTGTTAGGACCGTTGCTGGTTTGGTTTGCTCTAAGTGTAGGTTTAGTGCCAACTCCGTACCAACCCTTTCAACTATGGTATGTTCCAACAATTATCCAAAGTTGGATTATGACACGTTCTTTGTCAGGAGTTTTATTAGTACTAGTCATCTTTACGGTTTCATGGCTCGTCTACTACCCTTTTTTCAAGATTTACGATAAGCAAGTATTGGCACAAGACCAAGAATGA
- a CDS encoding TetR/AcrR family transcriptional regulator, translating to MKRSEQAKQTKRTIFEAAVQLIKKIGYSNVTVEEICQHAHVAKGTFYVHYRSKEDIVKESYYSNLGEYMEKEYAQFLEKNTQACAREKISCFLFLELRFAYEAGLEMTTLAYSFNMNECLNKRNSHFSKRSFANQLQRLIAASSNQQDGLSEQVLFQLFESLIRGIMATWCFSEGDFELLATGKEMIDSVVSQHIQ from the coding sequence ATGAAACGTAGCGAACAAGCAAAACAGACTAAGCGCACTATTTTTGAAGCAGCAGTTCAATTAATCAAAAAAATTGGTTATTCCAACGTGACAGTTGAGGAAATATGCCAACACGCACACGTTGCAAAAGGAACATTTTATGTGCATTATCGTTCAAAAGAGGATATTGTCAAAGAAAGCTATTATAGTAATCTTGGAGAATATATGGAAAAAGAATATGCCCAATTCTTGGAAAAGAATACTCAAGCTTGTGCGCGAGAAAAAATCAGTTGCTTTTTATTTTTAGAGCTACGGTTTGCCTATGAAGCAGGTCTTGAAATGACGACTTTAGCCTACTCTTTCAATATGAATGAATGTTTAAACAAACGCAATAGTCATTTTTCTAAGCGCTCCTTTGCCAATCAGCTCCAGCGATTGATTGCAGCAAGCTCCAACCAACAAGATGGACTCTCAGAGCAAGTCCTTTTTCAATTATTTGAAAGTTTGATTAGGGGAATTATGGCGACTTGGTGCTTTTCAGAAGGAGACTTTGAGCTTTTAGCCACTGGAAAAGAAATGATTGACAGTGTGGTTTCTCAACATATTCAGTGA
- a CDS encoding PTS lactose/cellobiose transporter subunit IIA has protein sequence MTAVDREALNVLSMQVILHAGNARERVFQALTQASKGNFEAAKQFLHEANQEIVSAHNVQTSTLQKEAEGVMIPYSALFGHAQDTLMTVMSELNMVKEMIKLYQKIGGG, from the coding sequence ATGACAGCTGTAGATAGAGAGGCTCTGAACGTATTATCGATGCAAGTGATTTTGCATGCAGGGAACGCACGTGAACGTGTATTTCAAGCGTTAACACAAGCGTCAAAAGGGAATTTTGAGGCGGCTAAACAGTTTCTCCATGAGGCCAATCAGGAAATTGTATCCGCGCACAACGTTCAAACTAGTACGTTACAAAAAGAAGCAGAAGGAGTGATGATACCGTATTCGGCTTTATTTGGGCATGCCCAAGATACGCTTATGACGGTTATGTCGGAGCTAAATATGGTAAAAGAAATGATCAAACTTTATCAAAAGATTGGAGGGGGTTAA
- a CDS encoding glycoside hydrolase family 1 protein: MRKNQYAHFPKDFLWGGAIAASQADGAYTLDGKQPNSSDLQPYLKGYSNEEIQQLEKQGMTLARVKANKMDTVHFYPKRYGIDFYHTYERDLKLLAEMGLKSFRTSIDWSRVFPNGDEDRPNEAALVHYEKMIDQIRALGMEPIITMLHYETPVNITLKYGGWANKQVISMFERYGKTLLDRFSSKVKYWIVINQINMIQIEPWLSLGICQDQYENIEQAQYQAVHHQLVACAKIKAYAKTLSTDNQIGTMVADGTAYPNSCQPDDMVLALQHNRMQYFFTDVQFRGAYPTYAWNYFKENHICLEVTEQDLDLLQKHPMDYLAISYYFSQMVDATKNTNRPDSITPNPYLDANPWGWKVDPQGLYHALSQYWDRYQKPLLIAENGYGMYDELSNGEIQDDYRIAYLSDHIEQVGRAIYDGANVLGYCAWGPIDIVSCSSQQMSKRYGFIYVDIDDEGKGSKKRIKKASFEWYKAVIVSDGERI, encoded by the coding sequence ATGAGAAAAAATCAATATGCTCATTTCCCTAAGGATTTTTTATGGGGAGGAGCAATCGCAGCAAGTCAAGCAGATGGTGCTTATACGTTAGACGGAAAACAGCCCAATTCTTCGGATTTACAGCCGTATTTAAAGGGGTATTCTAATGAAGAAATTCAACAGTTAGAAAAGCAAGGAATGACACTTGCACGAGTCAAAGCTAATAAGATGGATACGGTCCATTTTTATCCAAAACGTTATGGAATTGATTTTTATCATACGTATGAACGGGATTTAAAGTTGCTGGCAGAGATGGGATTGAAATCTTTTAGGACCTCTATTGATTGGTCGCGCGTTTTTCCAAATGGTGATGAGGATCGACCAAATGAAGCTGCATTGGTTCATTATGAAAAAATGATTGATCAAATCCGTGCGCTCGGGATGGAACCAATTATTACGATGCTTCATTACGAAACCCCTGTGAATATTACGTTGAAATATGGGGGATGGGCTAATAAGCAAGTGATCTCTATGTTTGAACGCTATGGCAAAACTTTACTTGATCGTTTTTCGAGCAAAGTAAAATATTGGATTGTGATCAATCAAATCAATATGATTCAAATCGAACCATGGTTGTCTCTGGGGATCTGTCAGGACCAATATGAAAATATTGAACAAGCGCAGTATCAAGCAGTTCATCATCAGTTAGTCGCGTGTGCGAAGATTAAAGCCTATGCCAAGACGCTCTCGACAGATAACCAAATCGGAACAATGGTAGCAGATGGGACTGCATATCCCAATTCTTGCCAACCAGATGATATGGTATTAGCGCTACAACATAATCGAATGCAATACTTTTTTACAGATGTACAGTTTAGAGGTGCCTATCCGACTTATGCTTGGAATTATTTTAAAGAAAACCACATCTGTTTGGAAGTCACAGAACAAGATCTTGATCTTTTACAAAAACATCCAATGGATTATTTAGCTATTTCTTATTACTTTTCTCAAATGGTTGATGCCACAAAGAATACAAATCGACCAGACTCAATTACCCCGAATCCTTATTTAGATGCTAATCCTTGGGGATGGAAGGTGGATCCACAAGGTTTATATCACGCGCTTTCTCAATATTGGGATCGTTATCAAAAACCGCTTTTGATTGCTGAAAATGGCTACGGAATGTATGATGAACTGTCAAATGGGGAAATCCAAGATGATTACCGCATCGCCTATTTGTCAGACCATATTGAACAAGTTGGACGTGCAATTTATGATGGGGCAAATGTGCTAGGATATTGTGCGTGGGGACCGATCGATATTGTCAGTTGCTCCTCTCAACAAATGTCTAAGCGTTATGGTTTTATCTATGTGGATATAGACGATGAGGGCAAGGGGTCAAAAAAGCGAATCAAAAAAGCGAGCTTTGAGTGGTATAAAGCAGTAATTGTGTCTGATGGGGAAAGGATTTAA
- a CDS encoding ArsR/SmtB family transcription factor, whose protein sequence is MDGVPNLTETLKLISDPTRIELLTVLLDHRYYTVTELSKKGHVSLSTTSYHLKKLTDAGWIETYKQGKNVYYGLVDESIATILESLMNVSAPKTIQSYNQKQEYVELSDARTCYTHLAGKFGVSLFEFLIENSYVEKKGYEVIVTDCGKKFFAGIGMRRTEGLVGKLCMDWSERTFHLAGSLGKNICSHFLEQGWIEKSEKNRSIQVTNLCPDWVGLISKK, encoded by the coding sequence ATGGACGGTGTACCGAATCTTACCGAAACGTTAAAACTTATTAGTGATCCAACTAGAATTGAACTATTAACGGTGTTGTTGGATCATCGTTATTACACGGTGACAGAACTGTCAAAAAAAGGTCATGTTTCTCTTAGTACCACATCCTATCACTTGAAAAAACTAACGGACGCAGGGTGGATTGAGACCTATAAACAGGGGAAAAATGTCTATTACGGTTTAGTGGATGAATCTATTGCGACAATACTTGAGTCGCTAATGAATGTTTCAGCACCCAAAACAATTCAGTCATACAATCAAAAACAAGAATATGTAGAATTAAGCGATGCCCGAACCTGTTATACTCATTTGGCAGGAAAATTTGGTGTAAGCTTGTTTGAATTTTTAATCGAAAATAGTTATGTTGAAAAAAAAGGATACGAGGTTATTGTAACAGATTGTGGTAAGAAATTTTTTGCAGGAATTGGAATGAGACGCACAGAAGGTCTGGTCGGAAAACTTTGTATGGATTGGAGTGAACGGACCTTTCATCTGGCTGGTTCACTAGGAAAAAACATATGCAGCCATTTTTTAGAACAAGGATGGATAGAAAAATCAGAAAAGAATCGTAGCATTCAGGTGACAAATCTTTGCCCGGATTGGGTAGGGCTAATCAGTAAAAAATAA
- a CDS encoding lipase, whose amino-acid sequence MSIPDKDHRYLSDIVYTTDPKHSKYNPDIKQNTVIDAKGSDYRVLKLKDNTSNGMQAMAVAPVNKDGKVDMSKVVIAYAGTNSDDNKDIQTDIQTVALGSEKLTLDNNPVGSRASDVQGNGSGFDPKKVVTTDSQATTALLFADEIKRLYPHAEISTTGHSLGEYLALLAAAENKWRNVGFNGADPYGILSEKAKKWVKNHPGMLTNYRNRGDAIRLNGNGTGAEIMISLEMGFKNPLDYHSLSNWKFDKDGKLLIPNNDYNQKALLKQSQHYLMGAFALQLSTLSDLEKRLTQSGGGLSSNEKIYLDNQLALTATNTARKSYQSALAKVITTAQTAIQAAEQRWTNTLKEARKHIQELSESEMMSVLAEVGFTKQSIIVDPTEYFQSKIDQAKAMDEKFEKLSQEITNKIHELLKRDQELAEQLK is encoded by the coding sequence TTGAGTATACCTGATAAAGATCATCGATATTTAAGTGATATTGTGTACACAACAGATCCAAAGCATTCTAAGTATAATCCTGATATAAAACAAAATACCGTTATAGATGCTAAAGGATCCGATTATCGAGTGCTCAAACTGAAAGACAACACCTCTAACGGCATGCAAGCAATGGCCGTTGCGCCTGTCAATAAAGATGGAAAAGTCGATATGTCTAAAGTTGTCATCGCATATGCGGGGACCAATTCGGATGACAATAAAGATATTCAAACAGATATTCAAACAGTTGCTTTGGGCAGTGAGAAACTCACTTTGGACAATAATCCTGTCGGGAGTAGAGCAAGTGATGTTCAAGGAAATGGGAGTGGTTTTGACCCCAAAAAGGTCGTCACCACAGACTCTCAAGCGACGACCGCACTTTTATTTGCGGATGAGATCAAGCGCTTATACCCTCATGCAGAAATTTCAACAACCGGTCATTCGTTAGGAGAGTATTTAGCCTTGTTGGCTGCGGCGGAAAATAAGTGGCGAAATGTTGGGTTTAACGGCGCTGACCCTTATGGAATATTATCCGAAAAAGCCAAAAAATGGGTTAAAAATCATCCAGGGATGTTGACGAATTATCGGAATCGAGGGGATGCTATCCGCTTAAATGGCAACGGAACAGGCGCTGAAATCATGATAAGTCTGGAGATGGGGTTCAAGAATCCGTTAGACTATCATAGTTTGAGCAATTGGAAATTTGATAAAGACGGAAAGCTACTTATTCCAAATAATGACTATAACCAAAAAGCTCTCCTAAAACAATCTCAACATTACTTAATGGGTGCATTTGCCTTGCAGTTAAGCACTCTGTCAGACTTAGAAAAACGACTTACTCAAAGTGGTGGCGGCTTGTCAAGTAATGAAAAAATCTATTTGGATAATCAACTCGCTTTAACGGCGACAAACACTGCAAGAAAATCCTATCAAAGCGCTCTAGCAAAAGTCATTACGACCGCACAAACTGCTATTCAGGCAGCGGAACAAAGGTGGACCAATACTCTAAAAGAAGCAAGGAAGCACATCCAAGAACTATCCGAGAGTGAAATGATGAGTGTTTTAGCAGAGGTTGGTTTCACAAAACAATCGATTATAGTGGATCCAACAGAGTATTTCCAAAGTAAAATTGATCAGGCTAAAGCCATGGATGAAAAATTTGAAAAATTGTCCCAAGAAATCACGAATAAGATTCATGAGTTACTAAAACGAGACCAAGAACTTGCGGAACAACTAAAGTAA
- a CDS encoding PRD domain-containing protein: MKIKKILNNNAVLVGQNGKDFIWIGTGVGFQMKPGQLADKSKIEKVFVLKKSSTDHLIQLLEDIPVEYASLADDIIRYGKQKSPYRLSDTIYISLTDHLFNLVKLKKEGISLSNRLTWEIQKFYPVEFSIGEYAVKVLEKRTNLKLDDAEISNIAMHFINAQLNDDRAQVEDISKLTAKIKNIISIIRMHNLVDVDQNSLALERFVTHLRFFFKRLENQKKQDVPNSLLEHVMENYPQAYETSRLIEAYLQTTLCDDERLYLTLHVQKLIEN; encoded by the coding sequence TTGAAAATCAAAAAAATTCTAAATAATAATGCGGTTTTAGTGGGGCAAAATGGAAAGGACTTTATCTGGATTGGAACGGGGGTAGGGTTTCAAATGAAACCTGGACAACTCGCAGATAAAAGCAAAATTGAAAAAGTCTTTGTTTTGAAAAAATCATCCACGGATCATTTGATTCAACTATTAGAGGATATTCCGGTTGAATATGCCTCTTTAGCGGATGATATTATTCGTTACGGCAAACAAAAAAGTCCTTATCGATTGAGTGATACGATTTATATTTCTTTGACCGACCATTTATTTAACTTAGTGAAATTAAAAAAAGAGGGAATTAGTCTTAGTAATCGCTTGACTTGGGAAATTCAAAAATTTTATCCAGTGGAATTTTCGATTGGTGAGTATGCAGTAAAAGTTTTAGAAAAACGTACAAATTTAAAACTGGATGATGCAGAAATTAGCAATATTGCCATGCATTTTATCAATGCCCAGTTAAATGATGATCGTGCTCAAGTAGAAGATATCTCTAAGCTAACAGCTAAAATCAAAAATATCATCTCAATCATTCGCATGCATAATCTAGTAGATGTGGATCAGAATAGTTTAGCTTTGGAGCGATTTGTGACCCATTTACGTTTTTTCTTTAAACGATTAGAGAATCAGAAAAAGCAAGATGTACCTAATTCATTATTAGAGCATGTGATGGAAAACTATCCACAGGCCTATGAAACGTCACGTTTGATTGAAGCCTATCTACAGACAACGCTTTGTGACGATGAGCGACTTTACTTGACGTTACATGTTCAAAAATTAATAGAAAATTGA
- a CDS encoding putative quinol monooxygenase — protein MITLNVYLDVLPEKKESYLQFVKSLVHASKQEQGCLFYAHYASVHEENQFLIVENWADQAALNRHNRTMHLQKFVAEIPQYLATECTIKTSES, from the coding sequence ATGATAACACTCAATGTTTACTTAGATGTATTGCCAGAAAAAAAGGAGAGCTATTTGCAGTTTGTAAAAAGTTTGGTACATGCTTCAAAACAAGAGCAAGGCTGTTTGTTTTATGCGCACTATGCAAGTGTTCATGAAGAAAATCAATTTCTGATTGTAGAAAACTGGGCAGATCAAGCGGCGCTCAATCGACATAATAGGACCATGCATTTACAAAAATTTGTGGCAGAAATTCCGCAGTATTTAGCAACAGAATGTACGATAAAAACCAGTGAATCGTGA
- a CDS encoding YcjF family protein gives MKKIFSKNKKEKKQEVIHFQEQKAQRFTDNNEIEEEEFDHFFSEVLKKMTNKTAQVIQNAYGKTRGQAEKVLAKSKGRFDRVFDEFLVDIDRTTKKKCHTIIHAAALSAAIIGCSPIPFSDAFLLVPVQLVMMSRLHKLFGRSWSEGLGKSISKELIIVGFGRSAVGNIMKFVPVVGTVAGSAVNATVAIAITESLGWVTVKMLHDGEDIFEQVMSFKGQTTTLFKMLQKSKK, from the coding sequence GTGAAAAAAATATTTTCGAAGAATAAAAAAGAAAAAAAGCAAGAAGTAATACATTTTCAAGAGCAAAAAGCACAACGATTTACAGATAACAATGAAATAGAAGAAGAGGAATTTGATCATTTTTTTAGTGAGGTTTTAAAAAAAATGACCAATAAAACTGCACAGGTGATCCAAAATGCTTATGGTAAGACGCGGGGGCAAGCAGAAAAAGTTCTAGCGAAAAGCAAAGGTCGATTTGATCGTGTTTTTGACGAGTTTTTGGTCGACATAGATCGCACGACTAAAAAGAAATGCCATACTATCATTCATGCGGCCGCGTTATCGGCTGCAATTATTGGCTGTTCACCAATTCCTTTTTCAGATGCGTTTTTGCTAGTGCCAGTCCAGCTTGTGATGATGTCGCGTTTGCACAAACTGTTTGGACGATCATGGTCGGAAGGTCTTGGCAAAAGTATTTCTAAAGAGTTAATCATCGTAGGTTTTGGCAGAAGTGCAGTCGGCAATATTATGAAGTTTGTTCCAGTAGTCGGAACAGTAGCTGGTTCTGCAGTCAATGCGACAGTTGCAATTGCGATTACAGAATCTCTAGGATGGGTAACGGTCAAAATGTTACACGATGGGGAAGATATTTTTGAGCAGGTAATGTCGTTTAAAGGTCAAACAACGACGTTGTTCAAAATGTTGCAAAAATCAAAAAAATGA
- a CDS encoding PTS sugar transporter subunit IIB has protein sequence MTKKILLVCGAGASSGFMAASARKAAKKKGLNYEIKARSEAELSKTLSEYDLLLIAPHLKYMLDEVKEIGAGAGISFDVIPQRVYGALDGQGLIEFIQKRLEEEESV, from the coding sequence ATGACCAAAAAAATTTTATTGGTATGTGGTGCGGGTGCATCTTCAGGATTTATGGCTGCTTCGGCTAGGAAAGCGGCTAAAAAGAAAGGATTAAATTATGAGATTAAAGCCCGCAGTGAAGCAGAATTATCCAAAACGTTGTCAGAGTATGATTTATTGCTGATTGCGCCACATTTAAAGTACATGTTGGATGAGGTAAAAGAAATAGGCGCAGGAGCAGGGATTAGTTTTGATGTGATTCCTCAACGAGTGTACGGGGCTTTAGATGGGCAGGGATTGATTGAATTTATTCAAAAAAGGTTGGAAGAGGAGGAAAGCGTATGA
- a CDS encoding tRNA dihydrouridine synthase, which translates to MIPNFWAELPKPFFILAPMEDVTDVVFRHVIKEAASPDVFFTEFTNSDSFCHPDGKESVQGRLVFTADEQPIVAHIWGDNPAFFKEMSLGLAEMGFKGLDINMGCPVPNVAGRGKGSGLILRPDVAAELIEAAKAGGLPVSVKTRIGYEEQAELEEWITHLLRQNIANLSVHLRTRKEMSKVDAHWDLIPQITAIRDRIAPQTLITINGDIPNRQVGLQLAEQYGVDGIMIGRGIFKNPFAFEKAAKDHSPKELLGLLALQLDLQDQYAKLVPRSIVGLHRFFKIYVKGFPGASDLRVKLMGTKSTAEVREILRDFYQHEPNEE; encoded by the coding sequence ATGATACCTAATTTTTGGGCAGAGTTACCCAAGCCTTTTTTTATTTTAGCACCAATGGAAGATGTCACAGATGTGGTTTTTCGTCACGTGATTAAGGAAGCCGCTTCCCCTGATGTTTTCTTTACTGAATTTACGAATTCTGACAGTTTTTGCCATCCTGATGGAAAAGAAAGCGTACAAGGTCGGTTAGTTTTTACCGCTGATGAGCAGCCAATCGTCGCCCATATATGGGGGGATAATCCTGCCTTTTTTAAAGAGATGAGTCTAGGATTAGCCGAAATGGGCTTTAAAGGACTTGATATTAATATGGGCTGTCCTGTGCCCAATGTAGCAGGTCGTGGAAAAGGCAGTGGCTTAATCTTGCGCCCTGATGTGGCAGCGGAATTGATTGAAGCAGCCAAGGCTGGTGGATTACCTGTGAGTGTAAAGACGCGGATTGGGTACGAAGAGCAAGCAGAATTGGAAGAGTGGATTACACATTTGTTGCGGCAAAATATTGCCAACCTTTCTGTCCACTTGCGCACACGAAAAGAAATGAGCAAGGTTGATGCTCACTGGGATTTGATTCCACAAATTACGGCCATTCGTGACCGCATCGCTCCGCAAACACTGATCACGATTAACGGAGACATTCCCAACCGACAAGTAGGCCTGCAACTGGCTGAACAATACGGTGTTGACGGAATCATGATTGGGCGTGGTATTTTTAAAAATCCTTTTGCCTTTGAAAAAGCTGCCAAAGACCATTCTCCTAAAGAACTGCTAGGACTTTTGGCGCTCCAGCTTGACTTACAAGACCAGTACGCCAAGCTTGTTCCTCGTTCAATCGTCGGCTTGCACCGTTTCTTTAAGATTTATGTTAAGGGATTTCCTGGAGCTAGTGACTTACGCGTAAAATTGATGGGAACGAAATCCACGGCTGAAGTCCGTGAAATTTTGCGCGACTTTTATCAGCATGAGCCTAATGAAGAATAA
- a CDS encoding BglG family transcription antiterminator translates to MSNIDSLIKYLRKQGSEKFVSAKELAKLLGVTDRTVRLYIKKIKEENIFLIESTRTGYRLPKRLGDQDTSDSEYVSVGQRRFQILRKLLKFTRKGIDLFELSDVFYVSDATIRSDLAWLSNRAKKYELKIIQKGACYTLVGEERKKRDWMVDLIKEQSSQGASFKDDIQKFLGYLNLKKVIEISQLAFERNAFYTNTYFFQNFILHLALAIDRAKVGDKDSFEREGCLAAVTAYWQTKAKKVVDLICNELNSLFGLNIQVQDRLELIVLCYGEINQDSKLVKSYINKELEQTLDQVLAEISQVYLLDFSDQQFRQKLLYHVQNLYNRAQDHLISRNFSLLDIKVKYPVLFDIAVYMSALLAGGLEIEIDENEIAFLALHVGTFIQHQTEEEKQLQAIIVTPDYLHIGSIMVAKLRDSFDTEIRVIQLYEDFSEVLALESVDLVLTTFGIESIPNAFLEVQSVVSVKEFMTSTDIKKIRLKTEQIYQKRYRMFLQRTLLQWIPEELYLQLSLDLKREELIQKISHVYVDNGYVEAHFKRELEEREKLSSTAFPSKVAIPHAIRYDALQTGLLVLKSSGILDWDEKEVQLVVALAAKKSDTSVFNRIFPRMMEVMAESYHVTYLSRSENRLDFIEKLVEILTTDGYYSL, encoded by the coding sequence ATGAGCAACATTGACTCACTGATAAAGTATCTTCGAAAACAAGGCAGTGAAAAGTTTGTATCCGCAAAAGAGCTGGCCAAACTATTAGGAGTAACAGATCGAACGGTTCGTTTATATATCAAGAAGATTAAGGAAGAAAATATCTTCTTGATTGAATCCACACGGACGGGTTATCGTTTACCCAAACGTTTGGGTGATCAAGATACAAGTGATTCAGAGTACGTTTCTGTTGGTCAAAGGCGTTTCCAAATTTTACGCAAGCTCTTGAAGTTTACACGTAAGGGAATTGATTTGTTTGAGTTGTCCGATGTCTTTTATGTCTCGGATGCGACGATTCGTTCCGATCTTGCGTGGCTCAGTAACAGAGCTAAGAAATATGAGTTGAAAATTATACAAAAGGGCGCTTGTTATACGTTAGTAGGTGAAGAGAGAAAAAAGCGAGATTGGATGGTTGATCTGATCAAAGAGCAAAGTAGCCAGGGTGCCTCATTCAAGGACGATATTCAAAAGTTTCTGGGCTATTTAAATTTGAAAAAAGTCATTGAAATTTCTCAACTTGCTTTTGAAAGGAATGCCTTTTATACTAACACTTACTTTTTTCAAAATTTTATTTTGCATTTAGCTTTAGCAATTGATCGTGCCAAAGTGGGGGATAAAGACTCTTTTGAGCGAGAAGGTTGTTTGGCTGCAGTCACAGCATATTGGCAAACAAAAGCAAAAAAAGTGGTGGATTTAATTTGTAATGAATTAAACAGTTTGTTTGGCCTAAACATACAGGTGCAAGATCGTTTGGAACTAATTGTCTTGTGCTATGGCGAAATTAATCAGGATTCAAAGCTGGTTAAGTCTTATATTAATAAAGAGTTGGAACAAACATTGGACCAAGTATTGGCCGAGATTTCTCAAGTATATCTATTAGATTTTTCAGATCAACAATTCCGTCAAAAACTTCTTTATCATGTGCAAAATCTTTATAATCGAGCACAAGACCATCTTATTTCGAGAAATTTTAGTTTATTAGATATTAAAGTTAAATATCCCGTTCTTTTTGATATTGCAGTATACATGTCTGCATTATTGGCTGGCGGGTTGGAGATTGAAATTGACGAGAACGAGATTGCGTTTTTAGCGTTGCATGTAGGAACATTTATTCAACACCAAACAGAAGAAGAAAAGCAGCTCCAAGCAATCATCGTGACACCTGATTATTTGCATATTGGAAGCATAATGGTTGCAAAATTGCGTGATAGCTTTGATACAGAAATTAGGGTGATCCAGCTTTATGAGGATTTCTCCGAAGTATTGGCACTCGAATCAGTTGATTTAGTGCTGACAACATTTGGCATTGAAAGCATCCCAAACGCTTTTTTGGAAGTTCAATCGGTGGTGAGCGTGAAAGAATTCATGACGAGCACGGATATAAAAAAAATCCGATTAAAGACCGAACAGATCTACCAAAAAAGATATCGAATGTTTTTACAGCGGACACTCTTACAATGGATTCCAGAGGAGTTATATCTACAACTAAGTTTGGACTTAAAGCGAGAAGAGCTCATTCAAAAAATCAGCCATGTGTATGTGGACAATGGCTATGTTGAGGCTCATTTTAAGCGTGAGCTAGAAGAAAGAGAAAAGCTTTCGTCTACTGCCTTTCCAAGTAAGGTAGCTATACCCCATGCAATCAGATATGACGCGCTGCAGACAGGGCTACTTGTGTTGAAATCGTCAGGAATACTAGATTGGGACGAAAAAGAAGTGCAATTAGTTGTTGCATTGGCAGCGAAAAAAAGTGACACAAGTGTTTTTAATCGGATTTTTCCAAGAATGATGGAAGTAATGGCGGAGTCTTACCATGTGACGTATCTTAGTCGGAGTGAAAATCGGCTAGATTTTATTGAAAAGTTGGTCGAAATCCTCACAACAGATGGATATTACAGTTTATAA